The following are encoded in a window of Geobacter metallireducens GS-15 genomic DNA:
- a CDS encoding IclR family transcriptional regulator, whose product MAKKDKSEYIIQAVDHALDLLEQFHEDVDELGVTELSKRLKLHKNNVFRLLATLESRGYIEQNRVTENYRLGLKTLELGQTFIKQMGLLRQSRPVLEWLVKECNETAYVAILKEQSIVYLDVVETDLTVRVVPRVGSRLPAYCTAAGKVQIAYMPDEELDAFFPVKELKPYTPNTITDRDVLRKHLMEVAEQGYAIDNEELDLGVRCAGAPIRDYTRRIIGAVSLSGPSMRFTDERMAKELIPLITQAADEISMKLGYHK is encoded by the coding sequence ATGGCCAAGAAGGATAAATCGGAATATATCATTCAGGCGGTCGATCACGCCCTTGACCTTCTTGAGCAGTTTCATGAAGATGTGGACGAACTCGGCGTTACGGAGCTCTCCAAGCGGCTGAAACTCCACAAGAATAACGTGTTCCGGCTCCTGGCCACCCTGGAGTCGCGGGGCTATATCGAGCAGAACAGGGTTACGGAGAACTACCGGCTCGGGCTCAAGACTCTGGAACTGGGGCAGACCTTCATCAAGCAGATGGGACTTCTGCGCCAGTCGCGGCCGGTGCTCGAGTGGCTCGTCAAGGAGTGCAACGAGACCGCCTACGTGGCGATTCTCAAGGAGCAGAGCATTGTCTATCTGGATGTGGTGGAGACCGACCTCACCGTGCGGGTTGTACCCCGTGTCGGCTCCCGGCTTCCGGCATACTGCACCGCAGCGGGAAAGGTTCAGATTGCATACATGCCCGACGAAGAACTTGATGCCTTTTTCCCTGTCAAAGAGCTCAAGCCGTACACTCCCAATACGATCACCGACCGTGACGTGCTGAGAAAGCACCTGATGGAAGTGGCGGAGCAGGGGTACGCCATCGACAACGAGGAACTCGATCTGGGGGTCCGCTGTGCCGGCGCGCCGATCCGTGACTATACCCGCCGGATCATCGGCGCGGTCAGTCTTTCCGGGCCATCCATGCGTTTTACCGACGAGAGGATGGCAAAGGAACTCATTCCCCTCATTACGCAGGCCGCCGATGAGATTTCCATGAAACTCGGCTACCACAAATAA
- the coaE gene encoding dephospho-CoA kinase (Dephospho-CoA kinase (CoaE) performs the final step in coenzyme A biosynthesis.), giving the protein MLVIGLTGGIASGKSTVARILERLGATIIDADLLAREAVLPGTPAHRAIVAAFGTEILLPDATIDRKALGRIVFANPDARRRLEAITHPAIARLSQARLAEARRSDAPAVFYVAPLLIEAGAADRVDDIWVVYADRETQLARLTERDGIGRGEAEQRLAAQMPMDEKASYGSAVIDNRGTSEETERQVVALWKERIEKNPR; this is encoded by the coding sequence ATGCTAGTCATAGGACTGACCGGTGGGATAGCGTCGGGGAAAAGTACCGTTGCGCGGATATTGGAACGACTCGGCGCCACGATTATCGATGCCGACCTCCTCGCGAGGGAAGCTGTTCTTCCCGGCACCCCGGCCCACCGGGCCATCGTGGCCGCCTTCGGCACGGAGATCCTCCTGCCGGACGCCACCATCGATCGCAAAGCGCTGGGGCGCATCGTCTTCGCCAATCCGGATGCGCGGCGACGCCTGGAGGCCATAACCCATCCCGCCATCGCCCGCCTGTCACAAGCGCGGCTGGCAGAGGCCCGCCGCTCCGACGCACCAGCGGTCTTTTACGTGGCGCCCCTGCTCATCGAGGCGGGAGCGGCTGACCGGGTTGACGATATCTGGGTAGTGTACGCCGATCGGGAGACACAGCTCGCTCGACTTACGGAGCGCGACGGAATCGGGCGAGGGGAGGCTGAACAGCGACTCGCAGCCCAGATGCCCATGGACGAAAAGGCTTCCTATGGCTCGGCCGTCATTGACAACCGGGGGACGTCAGAGGAGACGGAACGGCAGGTGGTTGCCCTTTGGAAGGAGAGAATAGAAAAAAACCCCCGGTAA
- a CDS encoding putative nucleotidyltransferase substrate binding domain-containing protein produces the protein MALLLGARGEDILTRRGTAEFIEQVRQGLYVRMAHLSAGDEELLLLGVKDALEEELTAEQGCREDFSRVLDEADQAEDVRELMPIQDRLRAMAADYFSRRGSVAAYHLMRTVALDRITGAVLRITLSQMAAGGVGVPAGRWCWMALGAAGRGEVSRFDACDFLLVHEEIEAGSSFVGFSGRPAPLLERLSIGSRAGITPASSSWRGSLTEWRQRIAARAVEGGGDMEWLVRLADLRLVAGDPSLAAEMVNLVRSALSVQIDPLREIARRTAMMQSGFDFFGRLRLERGMFNLALYGIGPLVANVRIMTVRFDIQETATTERIRGLLYQGRIDVELAERLLRAWNCFYRHGIRREIAGENGILVDTEEFGEDAERELHASLEAVGSLQKIVYSSISGQG, from the coding sequence ATGGCGCTGTTACTAGGTGCGAGGGGGGAGGATATCCTTACCCGGCGCGGGACCGCCGAGTTCATCGAGCAGGTGCGCCAGGGACTCTATGTCCGCATGGCGCACCTGTCGGCCGGGGACGAGGAGCTGCTGCTCTTGGGGGTGAAGGATGCCCTGGAAGAGGAACTGACGGCTGAACAGGGGTGCCGGGAGGATTTTTCCCGTGTCCTGGACGAAGCCGACCAGGCAGAGGATGTCCGGGAGCTCATGCCCATCCAGGACCGGCTGCGGGCCATGGCGGCCGATTACTTCAGCCGTCGCGGATCGGTTGCGGCCTACCACCTTATGCGCACGGTGGCCCTGGACCGGATCACGGGGGCAGTCCTGAGGATAACCTTGAGCCAGATGGCGGCGGGAGGTGTGGGGGTGCCGGCCGGGCGCTGGTGCTGGATGGCCCTCGGCGCTGCGGGGCGGGGGGAGGTGAGCCGGTTCGATGCCTGCGATTTTCTGTTGGTCCACGAGGAAATCGAGGCCGGATCGTCCTTTGTGGGGTTCAGCGGCAGGCCAGCCCCCCTGCTGGAGCGGTTGAGTATTGGCAGCCGCGCGGGTATCACCCCCGCCTCTTCCTCGTGGCGCGGGAGTCTCACGGAGTGGCGCCAGCGGATTGCCGCCAGGGCGGTCGAGGGGGGAGGAGACATGGAGTGGCTCGTCCGCCTGGCCGATCTGCGCCTGGTGGCCGGCGATCCCTCCCTTGCCGCCGAAATGGTCAACCTGGTCCGGTCCGCTCTCTCGGTCCAGATCGATCCCCTGCGGGAGATCGCCCGGCGGACGGCAATGATGCAATCGGGCTTCGACTTCTTCGGCAGGCTCCGGCTGGAGCGGGGGATGTTCAATCTGGCCCTCTACGGTATCGGTCCCCTTGTGGCCAACGTGCGGATCATGACGGTACGCTTCGACATTCAGGAAACGGCGACAACGGAGCGGATCCGGGGACTTCTCTACCAGGGGCGCATTGACGTGGAACTGGCGGAACGGCTCCTGCGGGCCTGGAATTGTTTCTATCGCCATGGCATCCGGCGGGAGATTGCGGGGGAAAACGGCATTCTCGTTGATACCGAAGAATTCGGAGAGGATGCCGAGCGCGAGCTTCACGCGAGCCTCGAAGCGGTGGGAAGCCTCCAGAAGATCGTTTACAGCAGTATCAGTGGGCAGGGGTAG
- a CDS encoding universal stress protein produces MLNLRKKILVAIDGSPFSDKAAEEAVRMAAGNPSQFKSKIYAMLVLPNAPRSTFTDFVPPPPITETKEWDELRERVFYVIEKNAREADIPLEIKVVYGDPADELIDFAEKEQIDVIVIGSSGKGFLKRKLLGSVSHKVVKNSPCSVYIVRG; encoded by the coding sequence ATGCTCAACCTGCGTAAAAAAATCCTTGTGGCCATTGATGGCTCCCCCTTCTCCGACAAAGCAGCCGAGGAAGCGGTCCGGATGGCTGCGGGGAACCCAAGCCAGTTCAAAAGCAAAATCTACGCCATGCTGGTCCTCCCCAATGCACCCCGGAGCACCTTCACCGACTTCGTCCCCCCGCCTCCCATCACGGAAACCAAGGAATGGGACGAACTGAGGGAGCGGGTCTTCTATGTCATCGAGAAGAACGCCAGGGAGGCGGATATCCCCCTCGAGATCAAGGTGGTGTATGGCGATCCCGCGGACGAGCTCATTGATTTCGCGGAAAAGGAACAGATTGACGTGATCGTGATCGGTAGTTCGGGGAAGGGATTCCTGAAACGGAAACTTCTGGGAAGCGTTTCCCACAAGGTGGTGAAGAACTCCCCCTGCTCGGTCTACATCGTCAGGGGATAG
- a CDS encoding sugar phosphate isomerase/epimerase family protein yields the protein MRISLSTGTLFTFPLGKVMAIARDAGFDGVELIVNQDFQKVNCRTLIRELAEILPIHSMHAPFMPLDGWGSSIDSLKRCVELSADCGVQLVNFHPPSWMGFELGFWRWLYRVMDFQKEVGQGGVIVTLENMPWVGKRVRMNPHILSSTTKFIDFIQERNLFMTFDTTHMGSGKANFINDFYLCYNSGRIRNIHFSDYGHGREHLLPGHGILPLTRFLNHLRSTGYNDTLTLELSPEEFPRDERIIVESLREILSYLRKETEHPIP from the coding sequence ATGCGGATATCCCTCTCCACCGGCACCCTCTTTACGTTTCCCCTCGGCAAGGTCATGGCCATTGCCCGGGATGCGGGGTTCGACGGGGTGGAGCTCATCGTCAATCAGGACTTCCAGAAGGTCAACTGCCGCACCCTCATCCGGGAGCTTGCGGAAATCCTGCCGATTCACTCCATGCACGCCCCCTTCATGCCCCTGGATGGCTGGGGAAGCTCCATCGACTCGCTGAAGCGGTGCGTGGAACTCTCGGCCGACTGCGGCGTTCAGCTGGTGAATTTCCACCCCCCCTCGTGGATGGGGTTCGAACTGGGGTTCTGGCGCTGGCTCTACCGGGTGATGGATTTCCAGAAGGAGGTGGGGCAGGGGGGGGTCATCGTCACCCTGGAGAACATGCCGTGGGTGGGGAAACGGGTCAGGATGAACCCCCATATCCTCTCCAGCACGACGAAGTTCATCGACTTCATCCAGGAGCGCAACCTTTTCATGACCTTCGACACCACCCACATGGGGTCGGGGAAGGCCAACTTCATCAACGACTTCTATCTCTGTTACAACAGCGGCCGGATCAGGAACATCCACTTCTCAGACTATGGCCACGGTCGCGAGCACCTGCTGCCGGGACACGGCATCCTTCCTCTTACCCGCTTTCTCAATCATCTGCGCAGCACCGGCTACAACGATACCCTGACCCTCGAACTCTCCCCCGAAGAGTTTCCCCGCGACGAACGGATCATCGTTGAAAGCCTCAGGGAAATTCTCTCCTATCTCCGCAAGGAGACCGAACACCCTATCCCCTGA